The Gemmatimonadaceae bacterium DNA segment GCGCTCAAGGTCCTGCACTCCGAGCTCAGCTCCGCTCTTGGGCCCGACAGGTTTCTACGCGAGATAAAGCTCGCCGCACGCCTGAACCATCCACGTATCGTTCCACTGTTCGATTCGGGCGAAGCCGCCGGATTTCTCTTTTACGTGATGCCTGTTGTCGAAGGCGAGTCGCTTCGAGACCGGCTGTTGCGCGACGGCAAGGTGCCGCTCGAGGAGTCGCTCCAGCTCTGTCGCGGCACCGCTTCGGCGCTTGACTACGCGCATCGGCAGGACGTTGTCCATCGGGACATCAAGCCCGAGAACGTAATGCTTCAGGAAGGTGAGGCGGTGGTGATGGATTTCGGTATCGCAAAGGCGGTCACCTTCGCCGCCAGCGACACGCTGACACAGACGGGCA contains these protein-coding regions:
- a CDS encoding serine/threonine-protein kinase, translating into MSSRYRLDRELGRGGMATVFLAIDLRHDRRVALKVLHSELSSALGPDRFLREIKLAARLNHPRIVPLFDSGEAAGFLFYVMPVVEGESLRDRLLRDGKVPLEESLQLCRGTASALDYAHRQDVVHRDIKPENVMLQEGEAVVMDFGIAKAVTFAASDTLTQTGMMVGTPAYMSPEQAAGETIIDGRSDQYSLACMLYEMLSGRKPFTGPTAQAVLRDVRTTPLESISSSTSTI